The Astatotilapia calliptera chromosome 14, fAstCal1.2, whole genome shotgun sequence genome includes a region encoding these proteins:
- the cox7a1 gene encoding cytochrome c oxidase subunit 7A1, mitochondrial: MNHLVKLPRLASRAFSSSARQLKNKVPESQKIFQEDNGLPVHIKGGTGDVLLYRATMTLTIAGTCYSLYWLLIASFPQKKE, from the exons AAACTTCCACGTCTGGCCAGCCGAGCCTTCAGCAGCTCAGCCAGACAGCTGAAGAACAAGGTCCCCGAATCCCAGAAAATCTTCCAG GAGGACAACGGGCTGCCGGTCCACATCAAAGGAGGAACCGGCGATGTTCTGCTCTACCGGGCAACCATGACACTAACCATCGCAG GAACCTGTTACTCTCTGTACTGGCTCCTCATCGCCTCATTCCCTCAGAAGAAGGagtag